A part of Doryrhamphus excisus isolate RoL2022-K1 chromosome 8, RoL_Dexc_1.0, whole genome shotgun sequence genomic DNA contains:
- the cldna gene encoding claudin a, which yields MVSAGLQMLGAALCIIGWIGTVVVCALPQWKVTAFIGSNIVTAQTSWEGIWMSCVMQSTGQMQCKVYDSLLALSRDLQAARALIIISILLGVLGVLLCLAGGKCTNCVKDEGSKVKICVASGVVFILAGVLCLIPVCWTANTIIRDFYNPLTSGSQKRELGAALFIGWGASALLIIGGALLCANCPPKDKYAAKYSASHASAPKDYI from the coding sequence ATGGTGTCAGCGGGCTTGCAGATGCTGGGCGCCGCCCTCTGCATCATCGGTTGGATCGGGACCGTTGTCGTGTGTGCTCTGCCACAGTGGAAGGTGACAGCCTTCATTGGCAGCAACATCGTCACGGCTCAGACGTCCTGGGAGGGCATCTGGATGAGCTGCGTGATGCAGAGCACGGGCCAGATGCAGTGTAAGGTCTACGACTCTCTGCTGGCGCTGTCCCGCGACCTCCAGGCCGCTCGCGctctcatcatcatctccatccTGCTGGGCGTCCTGGGAGTGCTGCTCTGCCTGGCGGGGGGCAAGTGTACCAACTGCGTGAAAGACGAGGGCTCCAAAGTCAAAATCTGCGTGGCTTCTGGTGTGGTCTTCATCTTGGCTGGCGTTTTGTGCCTCATCCCCGTGTGCTGGACGGCAAACACCATCATCAGGGACTTCTACAACCCCCTGACCTCCGGCTCCCAGAAGAGGGAGCTGGGGGCCGCCCTCTTCATCGGCTGGGGGGCCTCGGCCCTTCTCATCATAGGCGGCGCTCTCCTATGCGCCAACTGCCCCCCCAAGGACAAGTACGCCGCCAAGTACTCAGCAAGCCATGCGTCTGCACCCAAAGACTACATCTGA
- the LOC131134280 gene encoding claudin-3-like, whose translation MVSQGIQMIGISLATIGWFLVIIVCALPMWKVTAFIGANIITAQTVWQGLWMNCVVQSTGQMQCKVYDSMLALAQDLQAARAMIIISILTGIFGVILSVAGGKCTNCMEEERAKARTCILAGALFIISGLLCLIPVSWSAHTIITNFYNPLVIAAQRYDLFAMGRIGKETAGQVISFIGLVGVAVTCGIPMWRVTSFIGANIVTGQIIWDGLWMNCVMQSTGQMQCRLNESVMRLTPDLQAARALVIISLVSGFIGFMITFIGAKCTGCLQKDRSKAIVVIIGGCLLILAAVLVLIPVTWSATITITDFQSPLTIETQRREIGAAIYIGWGSAAILLVGGIILTTSCPPQRPLYGYPGYQPAPVYPYTNGSTYAPAYAPASSQPYTASGSYAPTKPYAAPTTYPARQYI comes from the exons ATGGTGTCTCAGGGCATTCAGATGATTGGCATCTCTCTGGCCACGATCGGCTGGTTCCTGGTCATCATAGTCTGCGCACTCCCCATGTGGAAGGTGACGGCGTTCATCGGAGCGAACATCATCACGGCTCAGACCGTCTGGCAGGGCCTGTGGATGAACTGTGTGGTTCAGAGCACGGGTCAGATGCAGTGCAAGGTCTATGATTCCATGCTGGCCCTGGCGCAGGACCTGCAGGCCGCCCGGGCCATGATCATCATCTCCATCCTCACGGGGATCTTTGGGGTCATCCTGTCCGTGGCGGGTGGGAAGTGCACCAACTGCATGGAGGAGGAGCGCGCCAAAGCCAGGACGTGCATCCTAGCCGGTGCGTTGTTCATCATCTCCGGATTGCTGTGTCTGATTCCCGTCTCCTGGTCGGCACACACCATCATCACCAACTTTTACAATCCCTTGGTGATCGCTGCCCAGCGCTACGA TCTCTTCGCCATGGGGAGGATTGGCAAGGAGACGGCAGGTCAGGTCATCAGCTTCATCGGGCTGGTGGGGGTGGCGGTGACCTGCGGCATCCCCATGTGGAGGGTGACCTCCTTCATTGGCGCCAACATCGTGACGGGCCAGATCATCTGGGATGGCCTGTGGATGAACTGCGTGATGCAGAGCACCGGGCAGATGCAGTGTAGGCTGAACGAGTCGGTGATGAGGCTGACGCCGGATCTGCAGGCCGCCCGAGCCCTGGTGATCATCTCCCTCGTCTCCGGCTTTATTGGATTCATGATCACCTTCATCGGCGCTAAATGCACCGGCTGTCTGCAGAAGGACCGGTCCAAGGCCATCGTCGTAATCATAGGCGGCTGCCTCCTCATCCTTGCCGCAGTCCTGGTCCTGATTCCCGTCACCTGGTCAGCGACCATCACCATCACTGACTTCCAGAGCCCCTTGACCATCGAAACACAAAGGAGGGAAATCGGAGCGGCCATCTATATCGGCTGGGGCTCTGCTGCGATTCTACTTGTCGGCGGGATCATTCTCACCACCTCCTGCCCTCCTCAGAGGCCCTTGTACGGATACCCCGGTTACCAACCAGCACCCGTGTACCCTTACACAAACGGGTCCACATACGCCCCTGCGTACGCTCCAGCCTCCAGTCAGCCATACACGGCAAGCGGCTCATACGCTCCAACAAAACCATACGCGGCGCCAACCACATACCCGGCTCGGCAGTACATTTAA